The window AACCACCGTAATTACCTCTTTCAATAAGTAGAACCTCCAAACCCTCCTTTGCCAAAATATAAGCCGCAGTAGAGCCGGCAAGGCCTCCTCCTACGATAATTGCGTCAAATTTTTCCTCACCCAATGTTTATCACCCCTACAAATAGTTGTGCCTGATTATTATAGATACCCTGATGGGATAAATAATTATCGATTTTAAAATGCTACTGAGAAGCCGGTATCAGCCGCTCAGCAACAAATAATGTAGCTAATTCTACGCTTTCATTTTCTCAACGATTTGCGGCAGAACTTTATATAGATCCCCAACCAGACCAATATCAACATGTTTGAAAATCGGTGCATTTTTATCCTTGTTAATTGCCACTAGCGTTTTGGCTTGGTTTACACCTACCAAGTGCTGAATTTGGCCTGATATACCCATGGAAATATAAATATCTGGCTTCAGGACAACGCCGGATACTCCAATATAGCGCTCCTTGCTCATCCACTTCTCACCTTCGGCGATTGGTCGACTGCACGCCATCTCGGCTCCAGTTAAAACAGCGAGTTCTTCCGCCATTTTCAGATCTTCTTTGCTTATAAAACCTCTTCCGACTCCAACAACCCGTTTCGCAGCACTTAGATTTACTAATTCACCCTGTTTTGGACGAGTTTCCAGAATACGAATTCCAGCATTGACGACATCCGGATTGACTTTGATCACCTTACCCTGTCTCGCTGCATCCTTAGGCATTGCATCAAATACACCTGTTCCTACCGTTACGACAACTGTATCTGATAACGCTTTTTCTGTTCTAAACGCTGCACCACCGTAAACCATGTGTTTCGCGATAATGCTGCTATCATCTAAGGTGAGCTCCGATACATTCGACAATGCACTAGTACCTAATTGAGAAGCAATCCTTCCAGCCATTAGCTTGCCACGTATAGAAGAATAGACTAGCACTAAGTCAGCCTTTTCTGCTCGTAGCAATCCCGCGATCGATTTAGAATAATCTTCAATCATTACTGAATCCTCAGGTTGTTCAAACAAGTATACATAGTCAGCCCCAGATGCAATGGCTTCTTCCGCTTGATTTTGATCACCAAACAAAACGATAGATATTTTCTCACCAAGTTGGTGCCCGCCGCCGCACAGCTCTCCTACGGCGTTTTGATCATCGGTTATAATCCAAACATTATTTATAGTCATGAAATCTTCACCTCTTTTTTTGATTACTTCAATTCAGCACGGAGCAACTTCACAAATGCATCCACAACATCGTCGGATTCGCCTTCTAGGATATTTAACCGACGGTCCACCTGCTCAGGTGCAAGTGTACTCAAAATCATACGGGACGGTTGATTATCCGTAACTTCAATTTCGGATAGAGTGAATTTTGTTACTGGCTTCTTATTGGCCGCAATAATATCTTTCATCCCTGCTATCCGTGGGACATTTATTTCAGATGTAACAGACAGTACTGCAGGTAATGGGACTTCAAGGACTTGAATCGCATCTTCCAGCGCACGTTCAACAATGACTTTGTCTCCCTGAGGTGTAATTTTATTAACAGCATTAACGACCGGTATACCTAATAATTCGCCTAATTGATTACCTACCTGCTGTGCATACAAATCGGATGAACCTGCTCCACACAAAATCAGATCAAAGTCACCCATTTTTTTAATTGCAGCTTTCAACACTCTAGTCGACTGATAAGTGTCCGCATGTTCCATCGTTTCATCCATCACAACATATAGATCATCCAGACCTCTGGAAAGAATATCTTTCTTCAGTTTTGCATTATCAAGAATTTTCCCTCCGGCACACAAACCGGATAATTTCCCCCCTGTAGCTTCAACAATTTGTTTGCCTGATTCTACGGCATTTAGATCATATTGCCCGAATTTCCATTCTGCTTTTTCAAAAGAAATCTGTCTATCTTTTGCAACGACGATATCCTGTTCTTCAGGTACCGCCTTACAACATGAAATAACTCTCATATTTCCACCTTCTTAATCTATTAGTAATTTGTACAACACTATTATGGTGGACGAAGTGCATTCCTCCATGTATCTCATTCCACTTCATTAGATTAGAGCATTATCTGCTTTCGTCCTTTTTGATAACGCCCTTTTCGCATAGTTCCTGGATGCGTTCGCTCGAAAATCCTAAATCTAGTAAGATATCTTCCGTATCCATTCCCAGCGTTGGCATAGGCCGCCAAACTTTCCCTGGATTGTTTTTAAATTTAGGAAAAATATTTGGACCTTTGACCTTGTTACCTTCCATCGATTCCCACTCGATGAAAGCTTCACGCGCCACAAAATGAGGATGGTTCGGCAATTCCTCAAACGTCAGCATTTTATTAGCGGCAATTTTGCAATTAGAAAAGTCTTTTTCTACTTCGTCAACCGGCTGCATCAAAAGGTATTCTTCTATTTTTTGTTGGATGAGGTCTGCTTTTGGACCATCAAGCCAAAGAGCAGTTGTTCCTTCCGGATATTCATCCGTTCCCCAAAGATGACCCAGTCCAATCCTTTCAAGAATCGCCTTGTTCTGCGGAGCACCATAAAGACATAAACTAAGGAAGCCATCTTTACATTTATAAACCCCGATACCACATAAGTTCTGATGTCTGGCCCCTGCACGTGGATAGAGTATTCCTTCATTGAGGTAATCCATCATATAATAGGCACCCATACGAAGCATAACTTCATACATGGCAACATCTATGCTCTCTCCTACGCCTGTTTGCTTGGCCTTATAAAGAGCTGCCAGAGATGAGCTCGTTATCATAAGTGAAGACATATAATCCCCAACATAAGGAGCAGCAATCATCGGCTGATCTTCCGATCCATTTTGAGCTAAGTAGCCACTAAATGCCTGTGCTGTTTGGTCGTACGCAGCCCGGTTTACTCGATCAGGATCCCCATACTGGCCATACCCAGAAACATGAACGATGACCAAGGATGGATTGTGTTTCCACAACAATTCATCGGTAATCCCACGTTTTTCATAAACTGGTCCTTTACTGGATTCAATAAAGATATCTGCTGACTCAATTAATTTTAAAAATACTTCTCTTCCTTCTTCTGAGAAAATATTCAGGGATAAGCTCTTCTGATTCCGACGTTCTAATTCTTTTACATACGTCGTGTCTCTCATCGAATCACCGTTGAATGTATTTTCAATCCACGTGACATCTGCTCCCCATTCTGCCATCAGCTGTGCTGACTCAGGTGCAGCAATTTCAACTGCAGAATACACCACTTTTAATCCCTGTAAATTTCCAAATGCCGGCATTTTCATTCCGTTAGCCATCATCCATGACTCCTCCTCACATGCGGTAAAAAACTCAACTTTCCACCTACTGCGATCAAAAGCTTATCGATATTGTTTAAGCACTGCTCTACCAGCAGTAAGAATCTGCATTTCATCCGATCCGCCAGATACACGGTCTACACGTAGGTCACGCCAGAAACGAGCAATACGGTGATCACCTGCGATAGCTACCCCACCAAGAACTTGCATTGCATCATCTACTACTTCGAATGCAGCATTCGCACAATAGTATTTACAACATGCAGCATCACCTGATGTCATTAAACCGTTATCATATTTCCATGCTGCTTCATAGATCATGTTGCGCATGTTTGTAACTTTAATTTGCATATTACAGAATTTCTCTTGGATTAATTGGAAGCGCCCAATAGCTTCTCCGAATTGTACACGTTGATTTGCATATTTAGCTGCATCTTCAAGAGCACAGTATGCAGTAGCATAGTTTGTAGCACCAACTAAGAAACGTTCAAAATCAAACTCTTCTTTAACACGGTTGAAGCCGTTTCCTTCTTTACCAAACATGTCTTTTTCTTCTAGTTCCACATTGTCGAAATAAATTTCACAGCAGCTATCCATTCTCAAGCCAAGTTTTTGTAGCTTTTCAATTTTGATTCCTGGTTTCGTCATATCGATAAACCACTCTGTAAAAGTCGAGTAATTTTCAGAGTCTCTCGCCATAACCACTAAGTAAGGAACTCCTGCTCCACTTGTAATAAAGGTTTTATGTCCATTTAAATAGACTTTTCCATCCTTACGAGTGTAAGTAGTTTGAAGACTGCC of the Bacillus sp. 1NLA3E genome contains:
- a CDS encoding electron transfer flavoprotein subunit alpha/FixB family protein; amino-acid sequence: MTINNVWIITDDQNAVGELCGGGHQLGEKISIVLFGDQNQAEEAIASGADYVYLFEQPEDSVMIEDYSKSIAGLLRAEKADLVLVYSSIRGKLMAGRIASQLGTSALSNVSELTLDDSSIIAKHMVYGGAAFRTEKALSDTVVVTVGTGVFDAMPKDAARQGKVIKVNPDVVNAGIRILETRPKQGELVNLSAAKRVVGVGRGFISKEDLKMAEELAVLTGAEMACSRPIAEGEKWMSKERYIGVSGVVLKPDIYISMGISGQIQHLVGVNQAKTLVAINKDKNAPIFKHVDIGLVGDLYKVLPQIVEKMKA
- a CDS encoding electron transfer flavoprotein, with protein sequence MRVISCCKAVPEEQDIVVAKDRQISFEKAEWKFGQYDLNAVESGKQIVEATGGKLSGLCAGGKILDNAKLKKDILSRGLDDLYVVMDETMEHADTYQSTRVLKAAIKKMGDFDLILCGAGSSDLYAQQVGNQLGELLGIPVVNAVNKITPQGDKVIVERALEDAIQVLEVPLPAVLSVTSEINVPRIAGMKDIIAANKKPVTKFTLSEIEVTDNQPSRMILSTLAPEQVDRRLNILEGESDDVVDAFVKLLRAELK
- the caiB gene encoding L-carnitine CoA-transferase, with product MMANGMKMPAFGNLQGLKVVYSAVEIAAPESAQLMAEWGADVTWIENTFNGDSMRDTTYVKELERRNQKSLSLNIFSEEGREVFLKLIESADIFIESSKGPVYEKRGITDELLWKHNPSLVIVHVSGYGQYGDPDRVNRAAYDQTAQAFSGYLAQNGSEDQPMIAAPYVGDYMSSLMITSSSLAALYKAKQTGVGESIDVAMYEVMLRMGAYYMMDYLNEGILYPRAGARHQNLCGIGVYKCKDGFLSLCLYGAPQNKAILERIGLGHLWGTDEYPEGTTALWLDGPKADLIQQKIEEYLLMQPVDEVEKDFSNCKIAANKMLTFEELPNHPHFVAREAFIEWESMEGNKVKGPNIFPKFKNNPGKVWRPMPTLGMDTEDILLDLGFSSERIQELCEKGVIKKDESR
- the caiA gene encoding crotonobetainyl-CoA dehydrogenase, with protein sequence MDFRLTDEQELLVKGIRELMTRENWDSYFADCDEKSQYPERFVKELADLGIDSILLPEEHGGFDAGLVTLTAAWEELGRLGAPTYVLYQIPGFTTILREGTEEQIEKIMALHGTGKQMWNSAITEPGAGSDVGSLQTTYTRKDGKVYLNGHKTFITSGAGVPYLVVMARDSENYSTFTEWFIDMTKPGIKIEKLQKLGLRMDSCCEIYFDNVELEEKDMFGKEGNGFNRVKEEFDFERFLVGATNYATAYCALEDAAKYANQRVQFGEAIGRFQLIQEKFCNMQIKVTNMRNMIYEAAWKYDNGLMTSGDAACCKYYCANAAFEVVDDAMQVLGGVAIAGDHRIARFWRDLRVDRVSGGSDEMQILTAGRAVLKQYR